The Tautonia plasticadhaerens nucleotide sequence GGTCGCCGTCGAGGCCGCCCTCGCCTCCCCCGACCCGGACCCCGTCCCGGACGCCAAGGCCCCGCTCCCTCCCCCGCTGCTCGACCCCGAACGGGAATACCGCGGCACCCCGGGGGGCGACCGGCTGACGATGCTGGAGGCGATCCGAGCGGTGCTCCGGCATCGCCTGGCGAGCGACCCCAGGGTGACGCTCTGCGGCCAGGACATCGAGGACCCCAAGGGGGACGTCTTCGGCGTGACCCGGGGCCTGAGCACGGCGTTCCCGGGCCGGGTACTGAATGCGGCGCTGGCGGAGTCGACCATCGTCGGCGGGGCGATCGGCCGGGCGATGGTCGGGGAGCGGCCGGTGGCCTTCCTCCAGTTCGCCGACTTCCTGCCGGTTGCGTTCAATCAGATCCACTCCGAGCTGGGGAGCCTCTGGTGGCGGAGCGCGGGCACCTTCTCGTGCCCGGTCATCCTCATGGTCGCCTGCGGCGGCTACCGGCCCGGCCTGGGCCCGTTCCACGCGCAGACGATGGAGTCGCTCGCGGCCCACGTCCCGGGTGTGGACGTGTTCATGCCCTCGACCGCCCCGGATGCCGCCGGGTTGCTCAACGCCGCCTTCGAATCCGGCCGGCCGACGATCCTCTTCTACCCGAAGATTGCGCTAAACGACCGGGACCGCACCACCTCGGCCGACGTGATCGGGCAGCTCGCCCTGCCCGGCCGGGCACGGTACGCCCGACGCGGGGACGACCTGACCCTTGTCTGCTGGGGGGCGACGGTTGCCCTCGCGGAGAAGGTGGCCGACGCGATCGCCGATCAGGTCGGCCTCGGGGTCGAGGTGATCGACCTCCGGTCGCTCTCCCCCTGGGACCGGGACGCCGTCCGGGACTCCGCCCGACGGACCGGCCGGCTCCTGGTGGTCCACGAGGACAACCTCACCGTCGGCTTCGGTGCCGAGGTGGTCGCCGACGTGGCCGAGTCGGTCGGGCCCGCGGTCCGGTGCCGTCGGGTCGCCAGGCCGGACACGTACATCCCCTGCAACTTCTCGGCGCAGCTCGAGATTCTGCCGTCGTTCCGGCGAACGTTGGAAGCCGCGGCGGGGCTGCTCGGCCTGGAATTGAGCTGGGACCTCGGGGGCGTCGGCGTGGGCTCACGGGCGACGACCATCGAGGCGAGGGGGACCAGCCCTGCGGACGAGTCGGTGACCGTGCTCTCCTGGAAGGTCCGCCCCGGGGACTCGGTCCGATCGGGCGAGCCGATCGCCGAACTCGTCGCCGACAAGGCCGTCTTCGACTTCGTCTCCCCGATCGACGGCCAGGTCTCCCGGCTTTCCGCCGCCGAGGGGGAGGCCGTCCGGGTCGGATCCCCCCTGCTGGAAATCGAGGCGAGCTCGACGCCGTCCGGGCTCCCCCGCCGTCGGCCGACCCGGGAGGAACACGGACGCCCGGTCCTCCGGCGGCGAGCCCCCTCGGCGATCGTCACCGGCACCTCGACGGTCGACGCGACCATCAGGCTCGGCGTCCCGAGCGTTTGCCTCGGGTCGGCGGTCGTCCGCAACGCCGACCTCCTCGCGAGATTACCCGGGTGGACCGAGGCCGACATCCTCAAGCGGACCGGCATCGCGTCCCGGAGGCGGCTCGGCCCGGGGGAGTCGGCACAGTCGCTCGCCGAGGCCGCGGCCCGGGCGGCGCTCGACGTCGCCGGACTTTCCCCGACGGATCTCGACCTAATAATCTGCTGCACCGGGACGCCCGGGGTGATCTCCCCGTCGCTGGCCTGCCGGGTGCTCCACGCCCTGGGAGAGGCGACCGGGACGAAGCCCGAGGTCCCGGCGTATGACCTGGCCGCCGCCTGCTCCGGGTACCTGTTCGGCCTGGCCAACGCCTTCGACTTCACCCAGGCTCGGCCGGACTCCCGGGTCTTGCTCCTGACGGCCGAGGCCCTCTCCCCCCTGGCCGATCCCGGCGACTTCGACACCGCTATCCTCTTCGGCGACGCCGCGACCGCCACCGTCGTCCTCGGCCCGGACGCCCCTCCGGGAGGCGTCCCAACGCTGGGGAGGCTCCGGAGGCCGGTCCTCTCCTCCCGGGGAGAGCCTGGGGAGATCCTCCGGGTGCCCGCCGGTGGAGATGGCTTCCTGGCGATGGACGGCCTCCGGGTCTATGCCGAGGCGGTCCGCCGCATGATCTCCCTGCTCGGGTCCGCCTGCGAGGCCGATGGCGTCTCCCCCGGCGAGCTCGACCTTATCGTGCCCCACCAGGCCAACGCTCGGATCATCAACGACATCCGGATGAGGCTGGGGCTCGACCCGGGTCGGGCCTTCGTCCACCTCAGGGATGTGGGCAACACGTCGTCGTCGAGCATCCCGCTGGCGCTGGCCGACCTCGCCTCCCGGGGGGCCCTGCCCCGATCGATCGGCCTGACCGCCTTCGGCGCCGGCTTCACGTTCGGGGCGGCGCTGCTCCGGGGCGAAGAGCGACCGGCCCGGCCGGCGAGGGGCTGAGGGTCGAGAAGATCGTCGGGTGGGTGATCGAACCGAAGTGCTTCCCGCGCGGCGGCTCCCGCCCGCCAAATCCCCCGACCTGATGCCCGACCTCCCGATGGGAATCCTCAGGCCTGGACGAGGTCCCAGTAGAAGTCCATGGTCCATCGGGCGACGCTCGTCCAGCTGAAGTAGTGCTCGACCCGCTCCCGGCTCCGCTCCCCCATCTCCCGGAGCCGGGCGGGGTCACCGAGGAGCTGGTCGATGGCAGAGGCCAGGTCGGCGGCGAACCGGGCGGGGTCCTTCGGCTCGTGGGGGTGGGTGTCCCCCTCGCCCCGTGGCTCGAACGGGACGAGCAGGCCGGTCCGATCGGGGACGACCACTTCCATGATCCCGCCGACGGCCGAGGCGACCACCGGGGTCCCGCAGGCCATCGCCTCCAGGTTGATGATCCCGAACGGCTCGTAGACCGAGGGGCAAACGAACAACGCCGCCTGGGAATACAGGGCGATGATCTCTTCCTTGGGCAGGACCTTGGGGATCCAGAGGATCGGACAACGGGCCTCGGCCCGGGCCTTCTCGACGTGCTCCGCCATCTCCTGGCCGATCTCCTCCGTGTCCGGGGCGCCGGCGCAGAGGACGACCTGGACGTCGGACTTGAGGTGCGCGATCGCGTCGACCAGGTGGATGATCCCCTTCTGCCGGGTGATCCGGCCGACGAAGAGGACGAAGGGGCGGGAGCGGTCGATGCCGTAGCGGTCGAGCACTGCCGGGTCGATCGTCGGGTGGTACTGGTCGAGATCGATCCCGTTGTGGATGACCCGGATCTTCTCGAAGGGGACGCCGTAGAGCTCGTTCACGTCGGACTTCATCGACTCCGAGACGGCGATCACCCCGTCGGCGTTCTGGTAGGCGGTGCGCTCCACCCAGGTGCTGGCGTCGTAGGCGGTGCCGAGCTGTTCCCGCTTCCAGGGGCGGTGCGGCTCCAGCGAGTGGGTGGTCAGCACGAGCTTCGCGCCGGAGAGTTGCTTCACCAGGCAGCCGGCGAGGTGGCTGTACCAGGTGTGGCAATGGACGACGTCGACGTCCTCCAGCATCCCGGCCATGATCAGGTTGCGGCCCATCGTCTCGTTGAACTTCTTGTGCCGGGGGTCCCGAAAGGGGATCGAGGTGTCCGGCTCGATCCCCTTGACCGAGAGGTTCCCATCCCGGAACGACTGCTCGCCGAAGCAGAGCACCTGCACGGAATGGTGGCCGGGCTCGACCCGGGTCAGGGCCCGGGTCAGGTACTCGACGTGGACCCCGGCCCCGCCGTAGATATGCGGCGGGTACTCGTTGGTCAGGATCGCGATCTTCATGGGGAGCCCTCTCACCTCGGGTGGCGACCTCCGGTCGCATCCCCCGACGATACGCCCGGGTGGGGCCGCACGCCACGCCCGGGAGGCGGAAGCCGCGGGGTCGGGCCGTTCAGGGGGATGAGGCGGGCTGTCCCTCGGGAAGTGGGACCTGGCCGGGGCCCTGGAGGTATCGGATCAGGTCGGCGACCTCCGCCTCGGAGAGCGGGTCGAGCAGCCCCTCGGGCATCAGCGACTGGTCGGACTTGCGCCGGTCCTCGATCTCGTCCCGGGGAACGACGATCCGCTCGGTCGGGGTCTGGATGGTGACGGTCCGATCCGATTGTTCCGCGACCAGGCCGTTGACGACCCGGCCGTCGGCGAGGGCGAAGACGGTCATGCGGTAGTCCTCGCCGAGGGTGGCCCCGGGGTCGACGAGGTTCTCGAGGAGGTAGCCGAGGTCTCCCCGCTGGGCGCCGGTCAGCTCGGGGCCGA carries:
- a CDS encoding thiamine pyrophosphate-dependent enzyme — encoded protein: MNQQDRSRATTPDVAHRRFTDRVAPIGEADWLDTYRAMALARRVDAAEADLTSRGLAFFSCPCTGHEAMAVLARLLTDDDWLHLHYRDKALWIARGLSPSALLHNVVAGADSPSAGRQMTPFVGDPALKILCQNVPVGNHAPQAVGVAAAVVDRPGRPVVLCSMGDGASQEGEVLEAIAEAVRRSLPVLFLVEDNGLSISTRTAGKTFYSLPDGYDPPTHHQGLPIHRLDGRDPIGLFEGLAPVVSRMRGDRRPAIVVVSVDRLTSHTNADDDRVYRSAEEVDRARRLGDPLANLRRRLIEGGIPAGTLGRIDEEADSSVRVAVEAALASPDPDPVPDAKAPLPPPLLDPEREYRGTPGGDRLTMLEAIRAVLRHRLASDPRVTLCGQDIEDPKGDVFGVTRGLSTAFPGRVLNAALAESTIVGGAIGRAMVGERPVAFLQFADFLPVAFNQIHSELGSLWWRSAGTFSCPVILMVACGGYRPGLGPFHAQTMESLAAHVPGVDVFMPSTAPDAAGLLNAAFESGRPTILFYPKIALNDRDRTTSADVIGQLALPGRARYARRGDDLTLVCWGATVALAEKVADAIADQVGLGVEVIDLRSLSPWDRDAVRDSARRTGRLLVVHEDNLTVGFGAEVVADVAESVGPAVRCRRVARPDTYIPCNFSAQLEILPSFRRTLEAAAGLLGLELSWDLGGVGVGSRATTIEARGTSPADESVTVLSWKVRPGDSVRSGEPIAELVADKAVFDFVSPIDGQVSRLSAAEGEAVRVGSPLLEIEASSTPSGLPRRRPTREEHGRPVLRRRAPSAIVTGTSTVDATIRLGVPSVCLGSAVVRNADLLARLPGWTEADILKRTGIASRRRLGPGESAQSLAEAAARAALDVAGLSPTDLDLIICCTGTPGVISPSLACRVLHALGEATGTKPEVPAYDLAAACSGYLFGLANAFDFTQARPDSRVLLLTAEALSPLADPGDFDTAILFGDAATATVVLGPDAPPGGVPTLGRLRRPVLSSRGEPGEILRVPAGGDGFLAMDGLRVYAEAVRRMISLLGSACEADGVSPGELDLIVPHQANARIINDIRMRLGLDPGRAFVHLRDVGNTSSSSIPLALADLASRGALPRSIGLTAFGAGFTFGAALLRGEERPARPARG
- the glgA gene encoding glycogen synthase: MKIAILTNEYPPHIYGGAGVHVEYLTRALTRVEPGHHSVQVLCFGEQSFRDGNLSVKGIEPDTSIPFRDPRHKKFNETMGRNLIMAGMLEDVDVVHCHTWYSHLAGCLVKQLSGAKLVLTTHSLEPHRPWKREQLGTAYDASTWVERTAYQNADGVIAVSESMKSDVNELYGVPFEKIRVIHNGIDLDQYHPTIDPAVLDRYGIDRSRPFVLFVGRITRQKGIIHLVDAIAHLKSDVQVVLCAGAPDTEEIGQEMAEHVEKARAEARCPILWIPKVLPKEEIIALYSQAALFVCPSVYEPFGIINLEAMACGTPVVASAVGGIMEVVVPDRTGLLVPFEPRGEGDTHPHEPKDPARFAADLASAIDQLLGDPARLREMGERSRERVEHYFSWTSVARWTMDFYWDLVQA